Proteins encoded together in one Anguilla anguilla isolate fAngAng1 chromosome 9, fAngAng1.pri, whole genome shotgun sequence window:
- the LOC118235910 gene encoding zinc finger protein ZIC 4-like isoform X4 — protein sequence MPPVNDELAARTSQHGVIGKYSDLTSYRERRSRAFFTAYHEQAQGYTHGAQDLGSQMMLGLPGDFLSRTNPYSHSLGSQRGSRQQVVTQFMTFYKPLNMAIPRTGSDSNLRFSRQNIKCEMVCRWSGGQEEPGKRPCGTNFETMYELVTHIMMEHVGGPEQAEHICYWEDCSRERKPFKAKYKLINHIRVHTGEKPFPCPFHGCAKFFARSENLKIHKRTHTGEKPFKCDFLGCNRRFANSSDRKKHSHVHSNDKPYACKVRGCQKCYTHPSSLRKHMKLHCKTYVAKTEEDRKDNIGHFAETRSPELTPRQSSSCPKVQTSCSGLPATPQDRVSLERGDGSSTTPHFLRMYDNGLDCARRSQSLIDPLLLQREQYRTEIVQYAANQPSYSFAPSHQTFQPHSGSPFQKSIVNGWYTCHGGPEAFSSKHSDSDRSSM from the exons ATGCCACCCGTAAATGATGAACTGGCGGCAAGAACCTCTCAACATGGCGTTATTGGAAAGTATAGTGACCTCACCAGCTATAGAGAAAGGAGAAGTCGAGCATTTTTCACTGCTTACCACGAACAGGCCCAGGGGTATACCCATGGAGCTCAAGATCTCGGCAGCCAAATGATGCTCGGTCTACCAGGGGACTTTCTCTCAAGAACAAACCCCTATAGTCATTCCCTTGGCAGCCAAAGGGGCAGCAGACAACAGGTAGTCACCCAGTTTATGACTTTCTACAAACCACTGAACATGGCCATACCACGAACAGGAAGCGACTCCAACCTCAGGTTCTCTAGGCAAAATATAAAGTGCGAGATGGTCTGCAGGTGGAGTGGCGGCCAAGAGGAGCCTGGGAAGCGGCCTTGCGGGACGAATTTTGAGACAATGTATGAACTTGTCACCCACATAATGATGGAACACGTAGGGGGACCAGAGCAAGCAGAACACATTTGCTACTGGGAGGACTGCTCGAGGGAGAGGAAGCCATTCAAAGCCAAATACAAGCTGATAAACCACATCAGAGTCCACACTGGGGAAAAACCCTTCCCATGCCCCTTCCATGGCTGTGCGAAATTCTTTGCAAGATCAGAGAACCTGAAGATTCACAAGCGAACACATACAG GTGAAAAGCCTTTCAAGTGTGATTTCTTGGGATGCAATCGAAGATTCGCTAACAGCAGCGACCGGAAGAAGCATTCCCACGTGCACTCCAATGACAAACCGTACGCGTGTAAGGTCCGAGGGTGCCAGAAGTGCTACACGCATCCCAGCTCCCTTCGAAAGCACATGAAACTGCACTGCAAGACATACGTGGCGAAAACCGAGGAGGATAGAAAGGATAACATCGGGCACTTTGCCGAAACCAGGTCGCCCGAACTAACGCCTCGACAGAGCTCGTCCTGTCCCAAAGTTCAAACGTCCTGTTCCGGACTCCCTGCCACACCACAGGACCGTGTGTCGCTGGAGAGGGGAGATGGCTCCTCCACGACGCCACATTTTCTACGCATGTACGACAACGGCCTGGATTGCGCACGTAGATCGCAGTCTCTCATTGACCCTTTGCTGTTGCAAAGAGAGCAGTACAGGACTGAGATCGTTCAGTACGCCGCCAACCAGCCAAGCTACAGTTTCGCCCCGAGCCATCAGACCTTTCAGCCGCACAGTGGCTCACCATTCCAAAAAAGTATTGTGAACGGCTGGTACACATGTCACGGTGGGCCAGAGGCCTTCTCGTCAAagcacagtgacagtgacagatcCTCCATGTGA
- the LOC118235910 gene encoding zinc finger protein ZIC 4-like isoform X2, which produces MSSVSTPDSGYSSHRLEHGPRSSVGGADLLGKGMPPVNDELAARTSQHGVIGKYSDLTSYRERRSRAFFTAYHEQAQGYTHGAQDLGSQMMLGLPGDFLSRTNPYSHSLGSQRGSRQQVVTQFMTFYKPLNMAIPRTGSDSNLRFSRQNIKCEMVCRWSGGQEEPGKRPCGTNFETMYELVTHIMMEHVGGPEQAEHICYWEDCSRERKPFKAKYKLINHIRVHTGEKPFPCPFHGCAKFFARSENLKIHKRTHTGEKPFKCDFLGCNRRFANSSDRKKHSHVHSNDKPYACKVRGCQKCYTHPSSLRKHMKLHCKTYVAKTEEDRKDNIGHFAETRSPELTPRQSSSCPKVQTSCSGLPATPQDRVSLERGDGSSTTPHFLRMYDNGLDCARRSQSLIDPLLLQREQYRTEIVQYAANQPSYSFAPSHQTFQPHSGSPFQKSIVNGWYTCHGGPEAFSSKHSDSDRSSM; this is translated from the exons ACTCCAGACTCTGGATACTCCAGCCATCGGTTAGAACATGGTCCAAGGAGCTCTGTTGGTGGAGCTGATCTCCTTGGAAAAGGCATGCCACCCGTAAATGATGAACTGGCGGCAAGAACCTCTCAACATGGCGTTATTGGAAAGTATAGTGACCTCACCAGCTATAGAGAAAGGAGAAGTCGAGCATTTTTCACTGCTTACCACGAACAGGCCCAGGGGTATACCCATGGAGCTCAAGATCTCGGCAGCCAAATGATGCTCGGTCTACCAGGGGACTTTCTCTCAAGAACAAACCCCTATAGTCATTCCCTTGGCAGCCAAAGGGGCAGCAGACAACAGGTAGTCACCCAGTTTATGACTTTCTACAAACCACTGAACATGGCCATACCACGAACAGGAAGCGACTCCAACCTCAGGTTCTCTAGGCAAAATATAAAGTGCGAGATGGTCTGCAGGTGGAGTGGCGGCCAAGAGGAGCCTGGGAAGCGGCCTTGCGGGACGAATTTTGAGACAATGTATGAACTTGTCACCCACATAATGATGGAACACGTAGGGGGACCAGAGCAAGCAGAACACATTTGCTACTGGGAGGACTGCTCGAGGGAGAGGAAGCCATTCAAAGCCAAATACAAGCTGATAAACCACATCAGAGTCCACACTGGGGAAAAACCCTTCCCATGCCCCTTCCATGGCTGTGCGAAATTCTTTGCAAGATCAGAGAACCTGAAGATTCACAAGCGAACACATACAG GTGAAAAGCCTTTCAAGTGTGATTTCTTGGGATGCAATCGAAGATTCGCTAACAGCAGCGACCGGAAGAAGCATTCCCACGTGCACTCCAATGACAAACCGTACGCGTGTAAGGTCCGAGGGTGCCAGAAGTGCTACACGCATCCCAGCTCCCTTCGAAAGCACATGAAACTGCACTGCAAGACATACGTGGCGAAAACCGAGGAGGATAGAAAGGATAACATCGGGCACTTTGCCGAAACCAGGTCGCCCGAACTAACGCCTCGACAGAGCTCGTCCTGTCCCAAAGTTCAAACGTCCTGTTCCGGACTCCCTGCCACACCACAGGACCGTGTGTCGCTGGAGAGGGGAGATGGCTCCTCCACGACGCCACATTTTCTACGCATGTACGACAACGGCCTGGATTGCGCACGTAGATCGCAGTCTCTCATTGACCCTTTGCTGTTGCAAAGAGAGCAGTACAGGACTGAGATCGTTCAGTACGCCGCCAACCAGCCAAGCTACAGTTTCGCCCCGAGCCATCAGACCTTTCAGCCGCACAGTGGCTCACCATTCCAAAAAAGTATTGTGAACGGCTGGTACACATGTCACGGTGGGCCAGAGGCCTTCTCGTCAAagcacagtgacagtgacagatcCTCCATGTGA
- the LOC118235910 gene encoding zinc finger protein ZIC 3-like isoform X1, producing the protein MTSLPRFSDCPLSYVCPGENNTEASVVLPPLAGAHTGHPTGSPLKLCPSHSSQDYPETRSSTYDGYFVPQTPDSGYSSHRLEHGPRSSVGGADLLGKGMPPVNDELAARTSQHGVIGKYSDLTSYRERRSRAFFTAYHEQAQGYTHGAQDLGSQMMLGLPGDFLSRTNPYSHSLGSQRGSRQQVVTQFMTFYKPLNMAIPRTGSDSNLRFSRQNIKCEMVCRWSGGQEEPGKRPCGTNFETMYELVTHIMMEHVGGPEQAEHICYWEDCSRERKPFKAKYKLINHIRVHTGEKPFPCPFHGCAKFFARSENLKIHKRTHTGEKPFKCDFLGCNRRFANSSDRKKHSHVHSNDKPYACKVRGCQKCYTHPSSLRKHMKLHCKTYVAKTEEDRKDNIGHFAETRSPELTPRQSSSCPKVQTSCSGLPATPQDRVSLERGDGSSTTPHFLRMYDNGLDCARRSQSLIDPLLLQREQYRTEIVQYAANQPSYSFAPSHQTFQPHSGSPFQKSIVNGWYTCHGGPEAFSSKHSDSDRSSM; encoded by the exons ATGACTAGTCTGCCGAGGTTTAGTGATTGCCCTCTTTCTTACGTCTGTCCTGGGGAGAACAATACTGAAGCCAGCGTGGTGCTGCCACCTTTGGCAGGGGCGCATACGGGACACCCCACTGGCAGTCCCTTAAAACTCTGCCCCTCGCACAGTTCACAAGACTACCCTGAGACTAGGTCCAGTACTTATGATGGTTATTTTGTCCCTCAGACTCCAGACTCTGGATACTCCAGCCATCGGTTAGAACATGGTCCAAGGAGCTCTGTTGGTGGAGCTGATCTCCTTGGAAAAGGCATGCCACCCGTAAATGATGAACTGGCGGCAAGAACCTCTCAACATGGCGTTATTGGAAAGTATAGTGACCTCACCAGCTATAGAGAAAGGAGAAGTCGAGCATTTTTCACTGCTTACCACGAACAGGCCCAGGGGTATACCCATGGAGCTCAAGATCTCGGCAGCCAAATGATGCTCGGTCTACCAGGGGACTTTCTCTCAAGAACAAACCCCTATAGTCATTCCCTTGGCAGCCAAAGGGGCAGCAGACAACAGGTAGTCACCCAGTTTATGACTTTCTACAAACCACTGAACATGGCCATACCACGAACAGGAAGCGACTCCAACCTCAGGTTCTCTAGGCAAAATATAAAGTGCGAGATGGTCTGCAGGTGGAGTGGCGGCCAAGAGGAGCCTGGGAAGCGGCCTTGCGGGACGAATTTTGAGACAATGTATGAACTTGTCACCCACATAATGATGGAACACGTAGGGGGACCAGAGCAAGCAGAACACATTTGCTACTGGGAGGACTGCTCGAGGGAGAGGAAGCCATTCAAAGCCAAATACAAGCTGATAAACCACATCAGAGTCCACACTGGGGAAAAACCCTTCCCATGCCCCTTCCATGGCTGTGCGAAATTCTTTGCAAGATCAGAGAACCTGAAGATTCACAAGCGAACACATACAG GTGAAAAGCCTTTCAAGTGTGATTTCTTGGGATGCAATCGAAGATTCGCTAACAGCAGCGACCGGAAGAAGCATTCCCACGTGCACTCCAATGACAAACCGTACGCGTGTAAGGTCCGAGGGTGCCAGAAGTGCTACACGCATCCCAGCTCCCTTCGAAAGCACATGAAACTGCACTGCAAGACATACGTGGCGAAAACCGAGGAGGATAGAAAGGATAACATCGGGCACTTTGCCGAAACCAGGTCGCCCGAACTAACGCCTCGACAGAGCTCGTCCTGTCCCAAAGTTCAAACGTCCTGTTCCGGACTCCCTGCCACACCACAGGACCGTGTGTCGCTGGAGAGGGGAGATGGCTCCTCCACGACGCCACATTTTCTACGCATGTACGACAACGGCCTGGATTGCGCACGTAGATCGCAGTCTCTCATTGACCCTTTGCTGTTGCAAAGAGAGCAGTACAGGACTGAGATCGTTCAGTACGCCGCCAACCAGCCAAGCTACAGTTTCGCCCCGAGCCATCAGACCTTTCAGCCGCACAGTGGCTCACCATTCCAAAAAAGTATTGTGAACGGCTGGTACACATGTCACGGTGGGCCAGAGGCCTTCTCGTCAAagcacagtgacagtgacagatcCTCCATGTGA
- the LOC118235910 gene encoding zinc finger protein ZIC 4-like isoform X3 — protein sequence MTPDSGYSSHRLEHGPRSSVGGADLLGKGMPPVNDELAARTSQHGVIGKYSDLTSYRERRSRAFFTAYHEQAQGYTHGAQDLGSQMMLGLPGDFLSRTNPYSHSLGSQRGSRQQVVTQFMTFYKPLNMAIPRTGSDSNLRFSRQNIKCEMVCRWSGGQEEPGKRPCGTNFETMYELVTHIMMEHVGGPEQAEHICYWEDCSRERKPFKAKYKLINHIRVHTGEKPFPCPFHGCAKFFARSENLKIHKRTHTGEKPFKCDFLGCNRRFANSSDRKKHSHVHSNDKPYACKVRGCQKCYTHPSSLRKHMKLHCKTYVAKTEEDRKDNIGHFAETRSPELTPRQSSSCPKVQTSCSGLPATPQDRVSLERGDGSSTTPHFLRMYDNGLDCARRSQSLIDPLLLQREQYRTEIVQYAANQPSYSFAPSHQTFQPHSGSPFQKSIVNGWYTCHGGPEAFSSKHSDSDRSSM from the exons ACTCCAGACTCTGGATACTCCAGCCATCGGTTAGAACATGGTCCAAGGAGCTCTGTTGGTGGAGCTGATCTCCTTGGAAAAGGCATGCCACCCGTAAATGATGAACTGGCGGCAAGAACCTCTCAACATGGCGTTATTGGAAAGTATAGTGACCTCACCAGCTATAGAGAAAGGAGAAGTCGAGCATTTTTCACTGCTTACCACGAACAGGCCCAGGGGTATACCCATGGAGCTCAAGATCTCGGCAGCCAAATGATGCTCGGTCTACCAGGGGACTTTCTCTCAAGAACAAACCCCTATAGTCATTCCCTTGGCAGCCAAAGGGGCAGCAGACAACAGGTAGTCACCCAGTTTATGACTTTCTACAAACCACTGAACATGGCCATACCACGAACAGGAAGCGACTCCAACCTCAGGTTCTCTAGGCAAAATATAAAGTGCGAGATGGTCTGCAGGTGGAGTGGCGGCCAAGAGGAGCCTGGGAAGCGGCCTTGCGGGACGAATTTTGAGACAATGTATGAACTTGTCACCCACATAATGATGGAACACGTAGGGGGACCAGAGCAAGCAGAACACATTTGCTACTGGGAGGACTGCTCGAGGGAGAGGAAGCCATTCAAAGCCAAATACAAGCTGATAAACCACATCAGAGTCCACACTGGGGAAAAACCCTTCCCATGCCCCTTCCATGGCTGTGCGAAATTCTTTGCAAGATCAGAGAACCTGAAGATTCACAAGCGAACACATACAG GTGAAAAGCCTTTCAAGTGTGATTTCTTGGGATGCAATCGAAGATTCGCTAACAGCAGCGACCGGAAGAAGCATTCCCACGTGCACTCCAATGACAAACCGTACGCGTGTAAGGTCCGAGGGTGCCAGAAGTGCTACACGCATCCCAGCTCCCTTCGAAAGCACATGAAACTGCACTGCAAGACATACGTGGCGAAAACCGAGGAGGATAGAAAGGATAACATCGGGCACTTTGCCGAAACCAGGTCGCCCGAACTAACGCCTCGACAGAGCTCGTCCTGTCCCAAAGTTCAAACGTCCTGTTCCGGACTCCCTGCCACACCACAGGACCGTGTGTCGCTGGAGAGGGGAGATGGCTCCTCCACGACGCCACATTTTCTACGCATGTACGACAACGGCCTGGATTGCGCACGTAGATCGCAGTCTCTCATTGACCCTTTGCTGTTGCAAAGAGAGCAGTACAGGACTGAGATCGTTCAGTACGCCGCCAACCAGCCAAGCTACAGTTTCGCCCCGAGCCATCAGACCTTTCAGCCGCACAGTGGCTCACCATTCCAAAAAAGTATTGTGAACGGCTGGTACACATGTCACGGTGGGCCAGAGGCCTTCTCGTCAAagcacagtgacagtgacagatcCTCCATGTGA